The proteins below are encoded in one region of Fibrella aestuarina BUZ 2:
- a CDS encoding MBOAT family O-acyltransferase, producing the protein MLFDSLQFLLYFTVVTLTYYSLPKGNGRWSLLLIASCYFYAVFQPTYIFILFLTIVIDYIAGIWLEKTPVGRGRKWLLILSLLSNVGILAFFKYLGFFTENIAWVFNHLDLPVLAEHVTHVANRLFLKVIEVFGQSGVSSYKDNMAILPIGLSFHTFQAMSYTIEVYRGNQKAERHFGIYALYVMFYPQLVAGPIERPQNVLHQFHTHFAYDFENVKAGLMRMAFGFFKKCVIADRIAMMVDPAYADPANHSGLSLLIATFFYTFQIYCDFSAYSDIAIGTARVMGFTLMENFKAPYVAHSITEFWRRWHLSLSTWFRDYLYIPLGGNRKGEFRRNLNQMTVFLASGLWHGANWTYVIWGGLHGLYQVGAGLRDKWLGKTGERPITQQAGGAVGGRLWHVGNVLITFALVMLTWVFFRATSVRSALLILKKIATFSPVGGFQSPLNSTELWFSVALIGFLLVKESTYLTIPTRSTPRFFALMTVLVLVIYFFGVFTSNQFIYFQF; encoded by the coding sequence ATGCTGTTTGATTCACTTCAGTTTCTTCTTTACTTCACCGTCGTCACCCTAACCTATTACAGCCTGCCAAAAGGCAATGGGCGGTGGTCGCTGTTGCTGATCGCGAGCTGCTACTTCTACGCGGTCTTTCAGCCAACATATATTTTTATCCTGTTCCTGACCATCGTGATCGATTACATCGCGGGTATCTGGCTGGAAAAAACGCCCGTTGGGCGCGGGCGCAAATGGCTGCTGATTCTGTCGCTGCTCTCAAACGTTGGCATCTTGGCTTTCTTCAAATACCTGGGTTTCTTCACCGAAAACATTGCCTGGGTGTTCAACCACCTCGATCTGCCCGTGTTGGCCGAGCACGTTACTCACGTAGCCAATCGGCTGTTTCTGAAAGTAATTGAGGTGTTTGGGCAAAGTGGCGTGTCGTCCTACAAAGACAACATGGCAATTCTGCCCATCGGGCTGTCGTTCCACACGTTTCAGGCCATGAGCTACACCATCGAGGTGTATCGGGGTAACCAGAAAGCCGAGCGGCATTTTGGCATCTACGCCCTATACGTGATGTTCTACCCGCAGTTGGTGGCGGGCCCGATCGAACGGCCGCAGAATGTACTGCACCAGTTCCACACGCACTTTGCCTACGATTTCGAAAACGTCAAAGCGGGGCTGATGCGGATGGCCTTCGGTTTTTTCAAGAAATGCGTGATTGCTGACCGGATTGCTATGATGGTCGACCCGGCCTATGCCGACCCCGCCAACCACAGCGGCCTGAGCCTGCTGATCGCCACCTTTTTCTACACCTTCCAGATTTACTGCGACTTTTCGGCCTATTCCGACATTGCCATCGGTACGGCGCGGGTGATGGGCTTCACGCTGATGGAAAACTTCAAAGCGCCGTACGTGGCCCATTCCATCACCGAGTTCTGGCGGCGTTGGCACCTGTCTTTGTCGACCTGGTTTCGGGATTATCTATACATTCCGCTCGGCGGGAATCGCAAAGGCGAGTTTCGGCGCAACCTGAACCAGATGACGGTTTTCCTGGCGTCGGGTTTGTGGCACGGGGCCAACTGGACCTACGTGATCTGGGGCGGCCTGCACGGGCTGTACCAGGTAGGCGCGGGCCTGCGCGACAAATGGCTGGGGAAAACCGGCGAACGGCCCATCACGCAGCAGGCTGGGGGGGCCGTGGGCGGTCGTCTGTGGCACGTAGGCAACGTGCTGATTACGTTCGCGCTGGTGATGCTCACGTGGGTGTTCTTCCGGGCCACCAGCGTCCGGTCGGCGCTGCTGATTCTGAAAAAAATTGCTACGTTCTCGCCCGTTGGCGGGTTCCAATCGCCGCTGAACAGCACTGAACTCTGGTTCAGCGTAGCCCTGATTGGGTTCCTGCTGGTGAAGGAATCAACGTACCTGACGATCCCCACGCGCAGTACGCCCCGCTTTTTCGCGCTGATGACCGTACTGGTGCTGGTGATCTACTTCTTCGGCGTCTTCACGTCGAATCAGTTTATCTATTTTCAGTTTTAA
- a CDS encoding DUF4142 domain-containing protein: protein MNNSATRAGLIGITTVCLLLVAIGLLTVVTSCSTDSTDKVKQANDKRIDGQAAVFSNEAKDDAKSMADKMVDLASMQQTANQLSQEASRRATNPQVKAYAQRVISANQQADNELRRLATELKIELPATLSSEGKDRLADLQHAEPGVALDLKYLDEMSKVAKKSANAADDLADAGTTDAVRSYGKKLKKTQEDADDAIKQLKNAIN from the coding sequence ATGAATAATTCTGCAACCCGGGCGGGCCTGATCGGCATTACCACGGTCTGCCTGCTCTTAGTGGCCATTGGCCTCCTAACCGTGGTCACAAGTTGCTCGACCGACAGCACCGACAAGGTTAAACAAGCCAATGACAAACGCATCGACGGACAGGCGGCGGTTTTCAGCAACGAAGCCAAAGACGATGCCAAGAGCATGGCCGACAAGATGGTCGATCTGGCCAGCATGCAACAAACGGCCAATCAACTAAGTCAGGAAGCCTCGCGGCGGGCTACCAATCCGCAGGTAAAGGCGTATGCGCAACGGGTTATTTCGGCCAACCAACAGGCCGATAACGAACTGCGCCGTCTGGCTACCGAACTAAAGATTGAACTGCCCGCCACACTGTCTAGCGAAGGCAAAGACCGGCTGGCCGATTTGCAGCATGCTGAACCGGGGGTAGCCCTCGACCTGAAATACCTGGACGAAATGAGTAAAGTGGCCAAGAAATCGGCCAACGCGGCGGACGACCTGGCCGACGCGGGTACGACCGATGCGGTCAGGAGTTACGGCAAGAAGCTGAAGAAGACGCAGGAAGACGCCGACGACGCGATCAAGCAGTTGAAGAACGCCATCAACTAG
- a CDS encoding flavin reductase family protein, with protein MTTISADSLPQLAFYRYMIGSVGPRPIAFASTISADGHVNLSPFSFFNVVGSNPPMLMFVPNLNRHGHKKHSLLNVEEVPEVVINVVSHRMVEQMSLASAEYDRHVNEFVKAGFTEVPSDRVRPPRVAESPAAFECVVRQLIPTGDSPGAGTIVLAEVLTAHFHDDIFGENGLIDPHKIDLVGRMGADWYCRANGDALFEVARPKVGIGYDGLPTAVRNSRILTGNDLGKLGSYEVVPTPDEIREYGQTEAIRALRDEAQNGCQYLPDLLHHRAHQLLQQQQVREAWLTLLQ; from the coding sequence ATGACAACCATTTCTGCCGATAGCCTGCCTCAACTGGCTTTTTACCGCTATATGATCGGGTCTGTTGGCCCGCGACCGATCGCTTTCGCCAGCACCATCAGCGCCGACGGGCACGTAAATCTGAGCCCATTCAGCTTTTTCAATGTGGTTGGGTCTAATCCACCGATGCTGATGTTCGTGCCAAATCTTAACCGGCATGGGCATAAAAAGCACTCCCTACTGAACGTGGAGGAGGTGCCCGAAGTAGTGATCAACGTGGTGAGCCACCGGATGGTCGAGCAGATGTCGCTGGCGAGTGCAGAATACGATCGGCACGTCAATGAGTTTGTCAAAGCGGGTTTTACCGAAGTGCCGTCGGATCGGGTACGTCCGCCGCGCGTGGCCGAGTCACCCGCCGCGTTTGAGTGCGTCGTTCGGCAGCTTATCCCGACGGGCGACAGCCCCGGTGCCGGTACGATCGTGCTGGCCGAAGTGCTGACGGCTCATTTTCACGACGACATTTTCGGTGAAAACGGGCTGATCGACCCGCATAAAATTGATCTGGTTGGCCGCATGGGCGCCGACTGGTACTGCCGGGCCAATGGCGATGCGCTGTTCGAAGTGGCGCGTCCCAAAGTCGGCATTGGCTATGATGGGTTGCCCACTGCTGTCCGCAACAGCCGCATCCTGACCGGTAATGATTTGGGCAAGCTCGGCAGTTATGAGGTCGTCCCGACGCCCGACGAGATTCGGGAATACGGCCAAACGGAGGCGATTCGGGCACTTCGCGACGAAGCCCAGAACGGTTGCCAATATCTGCCCGATCTGCTGCATCACCGTGCGCATCAGTTGTTACAGCAGCAACAGGTTCGGGAGGCATGGCTGACGCTGCTGCAATAA